Proteins co-encoded in one Acidisarcina sp. genomic window:
- a CDS encoding Nramp family divalent metal transporter has protein sequence MTFLKRWKVRLLLFLAVLGPGFITANVDNDAGGILTYSQAGAQFGYTLLWTILPITLALIVVQEMCARMGVVTGKGLSDLIREEFGLRVTFIVMVLLVIVNFGNVIAEFSGIAGSLQLFHVSKYLSVPACAALVWYVVVKGDYKSTEKIFLVASLVYIAYIFAGVLSGPSWHEAILSTVKLPPSTMWHERTYVYMVIGVIGTTIAPWMQFYLQASIVEKGISIRSYAACRLDVIVGSFFTDIVAWFIIVACAATLFVHGLGAIQVPADAAEAMKPLAGPYAFLLFAFGLFNASLFAASILPLSTAYTVCEGLGLESGVDKSFKEAPFFYWLYTLLIAGGAAIVLIPNFPMVKIVILSQVLNGVLLPVVIILMLMLINRKDLMGEHVNSKWFNAIAWLTAIIVIGLSIAMLFTAAGT, from the coding sequence ATGACCTTTTTAAAACGCTGGAAAGTCAGACTTCTACTCTTCCTCGCGGTGCTGGGCCCCGGCTTCATTACCGCAAATGTAGACAACGATGCTGGCGGCATCCTGACCTACTCTCAGGCAGGTGCGCAGTTCGGTTATACCCTGCTCTGGACGATACTGCCAATCACCCTCGCCCTTATCGTGGTGCAGGAGATGTGCGCCCGCATGGGCGTCGTTACCGGCAAGGGCCTATCCGACCTGATTCGCGAGGAATTCGGCCTTCGCGTGACCTTCATCGTGATGGTGCTGCTGGTTATTGTGAACTTCGGCAATGTCATAGCCGAGTTCTCCGGCATTGCGGGAAGCCTGCAGCTCTTTCATGTCAGCAAGTACCTGTCCGTCCCGGCCTGCGCGGCCCTGGTGTGGTACGTCGTCGTCAAGGGCGACTACAAGAGCACGGAAAAGATCTTTCTCGTCGCCTCGCTTGTCTATATCGCATATATCTTTGCTGGAGTACTCTCTGGACCGAGCTGGCATGAGGCGATCCTCTCGACTGTCAAGCTTCCCCCCAGCACGATGTGGCACGAGCGCACGTATGTCTACATGGTGATTGGCGTCATCGGAACCACCATTGCGCCCTGGATGCAGTTCTACCTGCAGGCATCGATCGTGGAAAAGGGCATCAGTATTCGCAGTTATGCTGCCTGCAGGCTTGATGTCATTGTCGGCAGCTTTTTCACCGATATCGTGGCGTGGTTCATCATCGTTGCATGCGCGGCAACCCTGTTTGTGCATGGTCTGGGCGCAATTCAGGTTCCCGCCGATGCCGCTGAGGCCATGAAGCCCCTGGCGGGACCATACGCCTTCCTGCTCTTTGCCTTTGGGCTCTTCAACGCCTCGCTCTTCGCGGCATCCATCCTTCCCCTCTCCACGGCTTACACGGTCTGCGAAGGGCTGGGACTGGAATCAGGAGTCGACAAAAGCTTCAAGGAAGCTCCCTTCTTCTACTGGCTCTATACGCTGCTGATTGCGGGCGGCGCCGCTATCGTTCTCATCCCGAATTTTCCGATGGTCAAGATCGTCATCTTGTCGCAGGTGCTGAACGGCGTTCTGCTTCCGGTCGTCATCATTCTGATGCTGATGCTGATTAACCGTAAAGACCTGATGGGCGAGCACGTCAATTCCAAATGGTTCAACGCGATTGCCTGGCTCACAGCCATCATCGTCATTGGACTGTCCATCGCCATGCTGTTCACGGCGGCCGGAACCTAA
- a CDS encoding (deoxy)nucleoside triphosphate pyrophosphohydrolase, which produces MQDNETHNGYAVGNKQVRLVVAALILREDRVLVCQRRPDQPMALKWEFPGGKIEAGESPEQALKRELEEELGIDATIGERIIQLRHTYRSGGAVDLQFFAVRNFAGELTNRIFHDLRWCQLKDLPSYDFLAADRSLIRDLAAGKLL; this is translated from the coding sequence GTGCAAGACAACGAGACACATAACGGCTATGCAGTTGGCAACAAGCAGGTTCGCCTGGTGGTTGCCGCACTGATCCTGCGTGAGGACCGGGTACTTGTCTGCCAGCGGCGCCCCGACCAGCCAATGGCGCTCAAGTGGGAGTTCCCCGGCGGAAAGATTGAAGCGGGAGAGAGCCCGGAGCAGGCCCTGAAGCGGGAACTAGAAGAGGAACTGGGCATTGACGCCACAATTGGCGAACGCATCATCCAGCTACGGCATACTTACCGCAGCGGTGGCGCGGTGGATCTTCAGTTCTTCGCGGTCCGCAATTTTGCGGGCGAGCTGACGAACCGAATCTTTCATGACTTGCGCTGGTGCCAGCTGAAGGATCTGCCCTCGTATGACTTTCTAGCGGCGGATCGAAGCTTGATTCGCGATCTGGCGGCTGGAAAGCTTCTCTAA
- a CDS encoding haloacid dehalogenase-like hydrolase, producing the protein MISVQNTGVVQLSDAELLDTTLAMKPAVAVFDCDGTLWSGDAGYGFMVWSLDQGLVSRNASDWIDSRYRLYRSGGVSELEMCGEMVQIYAGLREEEIRRAAAEYFRTHIGDDIFPTMRIVVERLRSLGTAIWAVSSTNNWVIEEGMKVFQIPPERILAARVKVKDGIITSDLMDVPTDEGKQLALERAGISDPDAVFGNSIHDVAMLRIAKHPFAVNPSVELVQVATSSGWPVFYPASASKG; encoded by the coding sequence GTGATCAGCGTTCAAAATACAGGGGTCGTTCAGCTCTCAGATGCGGAATTACTAGACACCACGCTTGCGATGAAGCCGGCAGTGGCGGTTTTTGATTGTGATGGCACGTTGTGGAGCGGCGACGCAGGCTACGGCTTCATGGTGTGGTCGCTCGACCAGGGGCTGGTTTCAAGAAATGCCAGCGACTGGATCGATTCGCGCTACCGCCTATACCGCAGCGGCGGGGTCTCCGAGTTGGAAATGTGCGGAGAGATGGTGCAGATTTACGCCGGGCTGCGCGAGGAGGAGATTCGCAGGGCCGCCGCCGAGTATTTCCGCACGCATATCGGAGACGACATCTTTCCGACGATGCGCATCGTGGTCGAAAGGCTACGCTCGCTGGGAACCGCGATCTGGGCTGTGAGCTCTACCAACAACTGGGTGATCGAAGAGGGAATGAAGGTGTTTCAGATTCCTCCGGAGCGGATCCTGGCAGCTCGCGTAAAGGTAAAAGATGGCATCATCACCAGCGACCTTATGGATGTCCCAACGGACGAAGGAAAGCAGCTTGCGCTGGAAAGGGCCGGGATTTCCGATCCTGATGCGGTCTTCGGAAACTCGATCCATGACGTAGCCATGCTGCGAATTGCCAAACATCCGTTCGCGGTAAATCCGAGCGTGGAACTGGTGCAGGTTGCGACGAGCAGCGGCTGGCCCGTCTTTTACCCCGCGTCGGCTTCTAAGGGTTAA
- a CDS encoding alpha-galactosidase encodes MLQTQQTTLQLAAGEHAPRVVSLKTGRSAAWINGASETPIAFVDMDGRSVPLQWRLNRGASHSDPQHVVFVYESASPHLRLSWEWKAAAASGPIEHSIHIENLSTREIQIPLQDSFRFEWHVGPGVALEHLYVDKGAGKPSAIGTHHLAVPVGYRWKGTSSSYARDGETEIIPWFMVERASSSGDGWYVGVEFSGRTRLSLQREGNFIRGAAGLNPDPGPFRTRLLPSESFDAPTVFVGGFSGGRDGLGNVLRPWVRQVLTNPVTWQDPHYPLLTNNSWGSGMQVNEELSHRMIRDSAELGLEMFHLDAGWFRGVGDWYPDEKKFPHGLAALSEEAHKSGLKFGIWVDWAQAGVSTEAEALNVHNPKTRDWLVADAPADWKPDEFVGRTTDLGLPAARDYAQREVMRIVREYRLDMLEHDGYVVAKNCARSDHPHMAQAPPSMSSVNGSGINMPDTANSTDVNYHAVRAYYDIYSHLRREHPELLLEICNDGGRMVDFGSAAHGDYFSITDSYDPLSNRQAFYDTSQVLPAAMLEDYVQKWPTPTIENFRYMLRSGMMGWLTIMQDTNAWTPSQHDTAKQEFALYKNELRPLIRDANLYHISQRPDGVHWDGIEYFDPRRGDGVVYAFRGSGPDEDRHSFVLQGLRPDRRYSLRFQDHTSADRTATGAELLQHGLGVSLPEGNSSELIHLRELAD; translated from the coding sequence ATGCTCCAGACCCAGCAGACTACTTTGCAACTGGCAGCCGGCGAGCATGCTCCTCGCGTTGTCAGCTTGAAAACTGGTCGATCCGCAGCATGGATCAATGGAGCTTCCGAAACCCCGATCGCGTTCGTGGATATGGATGGCCGCTCTGTGCCGTTGCAATGGAGGCTCAATCGCGGCGCCAGTCACTCGGATCCTCAGCACGTCGTCTTTGTGTACGAATCCGCTTCTCCTCACTTGCGTCTTTCGTGGGAGTGGAAGGCTGCAGCCGCGAGCGGCCCAATTGAGCACAGCATCCATATAGAAAATCTCAGCACACGAGAGATTCAAATTCCCTTGCAGGATAGTTTTCGCTTCGAGTGGCACGTGGGGCCAGGAGTTGCGCTCGAACATCTCTACGTCGATAAGGGGGCGGGGAAGCCATCTGCGATCGGGACGCATCACTTGGCGGTTCCGGTTGGCTATCGGTGGAAGGGAACATCGAGTTCCTATGCGAGAGATGGTGAGACCGAAATCATTCCCTGGTTCATGGTGGAACGTGCCAGCAGTTCCGGGGATGGGTGGTATGTCGGGGTGGAGTTCAGTGGGCGTACGCGGTTGAGTCTGCAGAGGGAGGGCAACTTCATCCGGGGAGCGGCGGGTTTGAATCCGGATCCCGGTCCATTCCGCACGCGGCTGTTGCCAAGCGAGAGCTTTGATGCGCCGACTGTATTTGTCGGCGGATTCAGCGGCGGTCGCGACGGATTAGGAAACGTTCTGCGCCCCTGGGTGCGGCAGGTTCTAACGAATCCGGTGACATGGCAGGACCCGCATTATCCGTTGCTGACGAACAATAGTTGGGGCAGCGGAATGCAAGTGAACGAAGAGTTATCGCATCGCATGATCCGGGACTCGGCAGAGTTGGGGCTGGAGATGTTTCACCTCGATGCAGGGTGGTTTCGCGGAGTAGGCGACTGGTATCCGGACGAGAAGAAGTTTCCGCATGGCCTTGCTGCTCTTTCGGAGGAGGCTCATAAGAGCGGTCTCAAGTTTGGCATCTGGGTGGACTGGGCGCAGGCAGGGGTCAGCACTGAAGCCGAAGCTTTGAATGTGCACAATCCAAAGACTCGAGACTGGCTGGTGGCCGATGCGCCTGCCGACTGGAAGCCGGATGAATTTGTAGGGAGAACGACGGATCTCGGTTTGCCTGCGGCCCGGGATTACGCGCAGCGCGAGGTCATGCGCATCGTGCGCGAGTATCGCCTGGATATGCTCGAACACGATGGCTATGTGGTGGCGAAAAACTGTGCCCGCAGCGATCATCCTCATATGGCGCAGGCCCCGCCGTCGATGTCGAGCGTGAATGGCAGCGGCATCAACATGCCGGATACAGCGAACTCGACCGACGTAAACTACCACGCGGTGCGAGCCTACTACGACATCTATTCGCATCTGCGACGAGAGCATCCTGAACTGCTGCTGGAGATCTGCAACGATGGCGGGCGCATGGTGGACTTTGGCAGTGCAGCACACGGCGACTATTTTTCCATTACGGACTCCTATGATCCGCTGTCGAACCGGCAGGCTTTCTATGACACAAGCCAGGTTTTGCCGGCGGCCATGTTGGAGGACTATGTGCAAAAATGGCCGACTCCAACCATCGAAAATTTCCGGTACATGCTGCGCAGCGGGATGATGGGTTGGTTGACCATTATGCAGGATACGAACGCCTGGACGCCGTCCCAGCATGACACCGCCAAGCAGGAGTTTGCTCTTTACAAGAATGAATTGCGGCCATTGATCCGCGATGCAAATCTGTACCACATCTCTCAGCGGCCGGATGGCGTTCACTGGGATGGCATTGAGTATTTCGACCCGCGGCGGGGAGATGGAGTCGTATATGCGTTTCGCGGGTCCGGTCCGGATGAGGATCGCCACTCCTTTGTTCTGCAGGGGCTTCGTCCGGATCGTAGATACAGCCTCCGCTTTCAAGACCACACCTCGGCAGACAGAACGGCCACTGGTGCCGAACTCCTGCAGCACGGGTTGGGTGTGAGCCTGCCAGAAGGCAACAGTTCGGAGTTGATCCATCTACGGGAACTGGCGGATTAG
- a CDS encoding fumarylacetoacetate hydrolase family protein, with amino-acid sequence MKLIRFGNLNEERPGLLTDDGRRIDLSGHFEDWNPTFFRRRGLAALSDLLAQTDPSQFAVVDEAVRHGSPVARPGKVICVGLNYSDHAAEAGMALPKEPILFMKGSNTVVGPYDNILIPRRSTKTDWEVELGIIIGKDARYLNSVVEAPDYIAGYCVSHDVSEREFQLERGGQWTKGKSCDTFNPLGPALITPEEIPDVRSLAMSLSVNGERRQSGNTGTMIFDVYTLVYYISQFMTLEAGDLISTGTPPGVGMGMKPPQFLKAGDIVELSIDGLGSQRQVCMAEPLS; translated from the coding sequence ATGAAGCTGATTCGCTTTGGCAATTTGAATGAGGAGCGCCCGGGCTTGCTCACCGACGACGGCAGGCGGATCGATCTCTCTGGACACTTCGAAGACTGGAATCCGACGTTTTTTCGGCGAAGAGGTTTGGCCGCACTCTCGGACCTGCTGGCTCAGACGGACCCGTCTCAATTTGCCGTCGTGGACGAAGCCGTGCGCCACGGCTCTCCTGTCGCTCGTCCCGGAAAGGTGATCTGCGTCGGTCTGAATTACTCAGACCACGCAGCCGAGGCTGGAATGGCCCTGCCCAAAGAACCCATTCTTTTCATGAAGGGCTCGAATACCGTGGTCGGCCCCTACGACAACATACTGATTCCCCGGCGCAGCACCAAGACAGACTGGGAGGTCGAGCTGGGCATAATCATCGGGAAGGATGCACGGTACTTGAACAGCGTCGTTGAAGCGCCAGACTATATCGCTGGTTATTGTGTGTCGCACGACGTCTCTGAGCGGGAATTTCAATTAGAGCGCGGAGGCCAATGGACGAAGGGCAAGAGCTGCGATACCTTCAATCCGCTGGGGCCCGCACTGATCACTCCCGAAGAGATTCCCGATGTGCGATCCCTGGCGATGTCGCTTTCGGTCAATGGAGAAAGACGGCAGAGCGGAAATACCGGCACAATGATCTTTGATGTATACACGCTGGTCTATTACATCTCACAATTTATGACTCTTGAGGCCGGCGATCTGATTTCGACTGGCACGCCGCCAGGTGTAGGGATGGGCATGAAGCCACCACAATTTCTCAAAGCTGGCGACATAGTCGAACTCTCCATCGATGGCCTTGGCTCACAAAGGCAGGTCTGCATGGCGGAGCCTCTCAGCTAA
- a CDS encoding alpha-L-arabinofuranosidase C-terminal domain-containing protein: MSWQHALSRSAVLLCLPLAAALYAQQVPASQNTALLEVHLQKPTAKVSPMLYGLMTEEINYSYDGGLYGELVSNRSLSEKSWMGPPHWLVVQKGDSLASIELDKANGPSAALTNSLKLIVRKADAGNPAGVENDGFWGFPVRARTTFQGSLYAKADSASVGSITVSLVSNDTGRVAASAVVPAPASEWKKYDFELKTGEVATSSAYHLLLSVEHPGSVWFDLVSLFPPTYHNRQNGNRIDLMEKMAAMKPTFLRLPGGNYLEGNHISERYDWKKTIGPLVDRPTHPSPWNYHSSDGMGLLEFLEWCEDLRIQPVLAVYAGYSLMGEHVNPGTDLQPYVQDALDEIEYVTGSTSTTWGAVRAKNGHPQPFPLTYVEIGNEDWFDKSGSYDERYAQFYKAIKKQYPSLQLIATTPVKGITPDVIDDHYYKHAVEFYDDVHHYDKTDRNGPKIFVGEWATREGSPTPNFGAALGDAAWMTGMERNSDIIVMASYAPLLVNVNPGGMQWESDLIGYDALTSYGSPSYYAQVMFGSHIGTEVLDSRLDGAGPRIFYSVTHDPARGLLILKLVNGSSIPQPLEIKLAGATQVKPTATLVSLSAHTTEETNSISDPTRIVPIQSTLKTAGADFHHVIPGYSIQVLELSVK; the protein is encoded by the coding sequence ATGTCCTGGCAGCATGCCCTCTCTCGATCTGCTGTCCTGCTATGCCTGCCGCTCGCTGCGGCGCTCTATGCTCAACAGGTTCCCGCCTCCCAGAATACGGCTCTGCTGGAAGTCCATCTGCAAAAGCCCACCGCCAAAGTCAGCCCCATGCTCTATGGCCTGATGACAGAGGAGATCAACTACTCCTACGATGGCGGCCTCTACGGGGAATTGGTCAGCAACCGCTCTCTAAGCGAGAAGAGTTGGATGGGACCACCGCACTGGCTTGTCGTACAAAAGGGAGATTCCCTGGCATCGATCGAACTGGACAAAGCGAACGGCCCCAGTGCGGCTCTCACCAACAGCTTGAAGCTCATTGTTCGTAAAGCGGATGCCGGGAACCCCGCAGGCGTTGAAAATGACGGCTTCTGGGGATTTCCTGTCCGAGCGCGCACAACCTTCCAGGGATCCCTTTACGCCAAGGCCGACAGTGCCTCCGTGGGTTCCATTACCGTGAGCCTGGTCAGCAACGACACGGGCCGCGTGGCCGCATCTGCCGTCGTGCCCGCGCCTGCAAGCGAGTGGAAGAAGTACGATTTTGAACTTAAGACTGGTGAGGTGGCTACCTCTTCCGCCTACCATCTCCTGCTTTCTGTGGAGCACCCCGGCAGCGTCTGGTTCGATCTTGTTTCGCTCTTCCCTCCGACGTATCACAATCGCCAGAATGGCAATCGCATCGACCTGATGGAAAAGATGGCGGCCATGAAGCCAACCTTCCTGCGCCTTCCTGGCGGGAATTATCTTGAAGGCAACCACATCTCTGAGCGGTATGACTGGAAGAAGACCATCGGCCCGCTGGTCGACCGTCCAACTCACCCAAGCCCCTGGAACTACCATTCTTCGGATGGAATGGGTCTGCTGGAATTTCTTGAGTGGTGCGAAGACCTTCGCATCCAACCTGTGCTGGCGGTGTACGCCGGTTACTCGCTCATGGGCGAGCATGTCAATCCCGGAACTGACCTTCAACCGTACGTACAGGATGCGCTCGACGAAATCGAATACGTCACGGGTAGCACCAGCACCACGTGGGGAGCCGTCCGAGCAAAGAATGGTCATCCTCAACCGTTCCCTCTTACCTATGTAGAGATCGGAAATGAAGACTGGTTTGATAAGTCTGGCAGCTACGATGAGCGCTACGCACAATTCTACAAAGCCATCAAAAAGCAATACCCCAGCCTGCAATTGATCGCGACCACTCCCGTCAAGGGCATCACTCCGGACGTGATCGATGACCACTATTACAAGCACGCTGTCGAGTTCTACGACGACGTGCACCACTATGACAAAACCGACCGCAACGGACCCAAGATCTTTGTTGGCGAGTGGGCAACGCGCGAAGGTTCTCCCACGCCCAACTTTGGCGCTGCTCTTGGCGACGCTGCGTGGATGACCGGCATGGAACGGAACAGCGACATCATCGTCATGGCTAGCTATGCGCCCCTGCTGGTCAACGTCAACCCGGGTGGCATGCAGTGGGAATCCGACCTCATCGGCTATGATGCGCTCACCAGCTACGGCTCGCCGAGTTACTATGCGCAGGTCATGTTCGGCAGTCACATTGGAACCGAGGTTCTCGACTCCAGGCTTGACGGTGCCGGACCACGCATCTTCTATTCCGTAACCCATGATCCGGCCAGGGGATTGTTGATCCTGAAGCTAGTCAATGGGTCGTCAATACCTCAGCCGCTTGAGATCAAGCTGGCCGGAGCGACGCAGGTAAAGCCCACTGCAACCCTCGTGAGTTTGAGCGCACACACCACGGAGGAGACAAATTCCATCTCCGACCCAACGCGGATTGTTCCGATCCAAAGCACCCTCAAAACAGCCGGGGCAGACTTCCATCACGTCATTCCGGGCTACTCCATCCAGGTACTGGAATTGTCGGTGAAATAG
- a CDS encoding nucleotidyltransferase family protein — protein MKAMILAAGLGTRLRPLTDSRPKALVEVAGRTMLEITLLRLREFGVREVIVNVHYFADMIVEYLEKNKNFGMRIEISREETLLDTGGGLKRAAGFFLEDSKDAGRPFLLHNVDVLSTIDLQRMTQFHKEADALATLAVQDRETSRYLLFDEQMRLCGRRSGRDGTTELVRRAQRTQARAFSGVHILSPRIFSRMDEGIFSIISTYLHLAGEGEKILAFDANEYYWRDLGRPDSVLQAARDLQQIPSLQM, from the coding sequence ATGAAAGCAATGATTCTTGCTGCTGGTCTGGGCACGCGCTTGCGGCCTCTCACGGATTCCCGTCCCAAGGCGCTGGTGGAAGTTGCTGGACGAACCATGCTGGAGATTACGCTGCTTCGCCTGCGCGAGTTTGGAGTTCGCGAGGTGATCGTAAATGTGCATTACTTCGCTGACATGATTGTCGAGTATCTCGAAAAGAATAAGAACTTCGGCATGCGGATCGAAATCTCCCGCGAAGAGACTCTGCTGGATACTGGCGGCGGCTTGAAAAGAGCTGCAGGTTTTTTTCTTGAGGATTCGAAAGATGCCGGGCGGCCATTCCTATTGCATAATGTAGACGTCTTGAGCACGATTGATCTGCAGCGGATGACGCAATTTCACAAGGAAGCGGATGCGCTGGCCACGCTGGCGGTACAGGATCGTGAGACCTCCCGCTACCTGCTATTCGATGAACAGATGCGGCTTTGCGGCCGGCGATCGGGGCGGGACGGGACGACGGAGCTGGTTCGACGGGCGCAGCGGACACAGGCGCGCGCGTTCTCTGGGGTTCATATTCTCTCGCCGCGCATTTTTTCGAGAATGGACGAGGGAATCTTCTCCATCATTTCGACGTACCTGCACTTGGCAGGAGAGGGGGAAAAGATTCTTGCGTTTGACGCCAATGAATATTATTGGCGCGATCTTGGCAGGCCGGATAGTGTGCTGCAGGCCGCGCGCGATCTGCAACAGATACCTTCGTTACAGATGTAG
- a CDS encoding RNase adapter RapZ gives MDVLKRLFEKHFTLPVEQVQPLQGQLGGSGRKIIRLKNGSVSAIGVLYDVREENVAFLEFSRHFRRYGLPVPEIYIEDLSQGAYLEEDLGDTTLFEFLSRNRNGEIIAPEAVEAYRRVVEVLPRFQVEAGRDLNYKVCYPRASFDRQSIAWDLNYFKYYFLRLAGIAFNEQALEDDFSRLTKFLLSADHDYFLYRDFQSRNVMLRDGSPFFVDYQGGRRGALQYDIASLLYDAKADLPPALRQQLLDHYLDTLSGFLDLDREKFMRYYYAYVYVRIMQALGAYGFRGFYERKSHFLQSVPYALNNLRWLLDYVQLPIALPALMAAFRGMLASEKLQDLATPAASITVRIFSFSFHRGLPKDDTGHGGGFVFDARSLPNPGREARFKKLTGRDSAVIDYLNEQESVHQYLDHAFSLVDASVSNYQRRGFKNLMVSFGCTGGQHRSVYLAERLAKHLQGSSGVEVLLQHREQENWPR, from the coding sequence ATGGATGTTCTGAAAAGGCTTTTCGAGAAGCATTTCACCCTGCCGGTGGAGCAGGTACAACCGCTGCAGGGGCAACTCGGCGGTTCGGGGCGGAAGATCATCCGGCTCAAGAATGGCTCTGTCAGTGCTATCGGAGTTCTGTATGACGTAAGGGAAGAGAACGTTGCCTTTCTTGAGTTTTCCAGACACTTTCGCCGCTATGGTTTGCCCGTGCCGGAGATTTATATCGAGGATCTGAGCCAGGGCGCGTACCTCGAAGAAGACCTGGGGGACACCACTTTATTTGAGTTTTTATCGCGGAACCGCAACGGCGAAATCATTGCTCCGGAGGCCGTAGAAGCCTATCGCAGGGTTGTGGAGGTTTTGCCGCGCTTTCAAGTCGAGGCAGGGCGCGATCTGAATTACAAGGTATGCTATCCGCGAGCCAGCTTCGATCGCCAGTCGATCGCCTGGGATTTGAACTACTTCAAGTATTACTTCCTACGGCTCGCAGGCATCGCCTTCAATGAGCAAGCGCTGGAAGATGACTTCAGCCGCTTAACGAAGTTCCTGTTAAGCGCGGATCACGACTACTTTCTCTATCGCGATTTCCAGTCGCGCAATGTGATGCTGCGAGACGGGTCTCCGTTCTTTGTGGATTATCAAGGGGGGCGTCGCGGAGCTTTGCAGTATGACATTGCATCTCTGCTCTATGACGCCAAAGCGGATTTGCCACCAGCCCTTCGACAGCAATTACTCGATCACTACCTGGATACGTTATCTGGTTTTCTTGATCTGGATCGCGAAAAGTTCATGCGGTACTACTATGCCTACGTCTACGTGCGAATCATGCAGGCGCTGGGTGCCTATGGATTTCGTGGCTTCTATGAGCGCAAATCTCATTTTTTGCAGAGCGTTCCGTATGCGCTCAACAATCTGCGCTGGCTGCTCGACTATGTGCAACTCCCGATCGCTCTTCCGGCGCTGATGGCAGCTTTCAGGGGCATGCTGGCATCGGAGAAATTGCAGGATCTGGCCACTCCGGCAGCAAGTATTACGGTACGGATTTTCAGCTTCTCCTTTCACCGTGGCTTGCCAAAGGATGATACGGGACATGGAGGGGGATTCGTATTCGATGCGCGGAGTCTCCCGAATCCTGGCCGTGAGGCACGTTTTAAGAAGTTGACTGGCAGAGACTCAGCGGTCATCGACTACTTGAATGAGCAGGAAAGCGTGCACCAGTATCTCGATCATGCTTTTTCATTGGTAGACGCCAGCGTAAGCAATTATCAGCGCCGCGGCTTCAAGAATCTTATGGTCTCGTTCGGTTGCACCGGCGGGCAGCATCGATCCGTTTATCTGGCAGAACGGCTGGCGAAGCATTTGCAGGGTAGCAGCGGGGTGGAGGTACTTTTGCAGCATCGTGAACAGGAGAACTGGCCGAGATGA